One Gemmatimonadota bacterium DNA window includes the following coding sequences:
- a CDS encoding LLM class flavin-dependent oxidoreductase — protein MKLSILDQSPIRDGVTAVQAFQETLTMAREAERLGYRRFWVSEHHNAHCLAGSSPEVLLAAIGATTEDMRIGSGGVMLPYYSPFKVAESFAVLTNLYPDRVDLGVGRAPGGDMKTARMLAPGAGPRFEQFPELVAQLLEILQNRDFEPRVTPPIQSPPPVWMLGSSPESAMLAARLGLPYNFALFINSNIDPRILEFYRHYFEPSTQTPQPEACIAINVICADTEAEAQRLSLSRDLLFARFASGKPSYVVPTVEEAEKHRFSEAETAFLEDKFRLAAVGSPDQVRDTIDRLAGQFGAEEVMAVTITHDFKARLRSYELLADVYR, from the coding sequence ATGAAACTTTCCATTCTCGACCAGTCTCCCATACGTGATGGGGTAACGGCCGTGCAGGCCTTCCAGGAGACCCTGACCATGGCCAGGGAGGCCGAACGGCTGGGCTACCGGCGCTTCTGGGTGTCCGAGCACCACAACGCCCATTGCCTGGCCGGCAGTTCGCCCGAAGTGCTGCTCGCCGCTATCGGGGCCACCACGGAGGACATGCGGATCGGTTCCGGGGGCGTCATGCTGCCATACTACAGCCCCTTCAAAGTCGCCGAGAGTTTCGCCGTGCTCACGAATCTCTATCCGGACCGGGTCGACCTGGGGGTTGGACGCGCGCCAGGCGGAGACATGAAGACCGCCCGTATGCTGGCCCCGGGCGCGGGACCCCGGTTCGAGCAGTTCCCCGAACTTGTCGCCCAACTGTTGGAGATCCTGCAGAACAGGGATTTCGAGCCTCGGGTCACACCGCCCATCCAGTCTCCTCCCCCCGTATGGATGCTCGGATCCAGTCCGGAAAGCGCGATGCTCGCCGCCCGGTTGGGCCTGCCCTACAATTTCGCCCTCTTCATCAACAGCAACATCGACCCGCGCATCCTCGAATTCTACCGGCACTACTTCGAGCCCTCCACCCAGACGCCGCAGCCCGAGGCCTGCATCGCGATCAACGTTATCTGTGCCGATACCGAGGCGGAGGCCCAACGTCTGTCGTTGAGCCGCGATCTGCTCTTCGCTCGCTTCGCTTCGGGCAAGCCCAGCTACGTCGTGCCTACGGTGGAGGAAGCGGAAAAGCACCGGTTCAGTGAAGCCGAAACAGCCTTTCTGGAAGACAAGTTCCGCCTTGCGGCCGTGGGCAGTCCGGACCAGGTCCGGGACACCATCGACCGGCTTGCCGGCCAGTTCGGAGCCGAAGAGGTCATGGCCGTGACGATCACCCACGATTTCAAAGCCCGGCTGCGGTCCTACGAACTTCTGGCCGATGTGTACCGATAG
- a CDS encoding phytanoyl-CoA dioxygenase family protein codes for MTMVMEQTVLSDEQIAFYRENGFLHIPEVFTPEETAELSDQMDRLVEDWAFTSPGWNGPWRLAYMDPETEAKSKLTAMHDLHFYSQAWSRAVANPRLVEALSQLLGPNVELHHTTLHIKPPQTGHPFPLHQDNPFYGHHDGRYIDVLVHLDDTCHENGEIRFLAGSHKSGHLQHITESEEGPCAPHLPTDEFKLEDTVAVPARAGDVVIFCIDTVHGSYINQTKRPRRLVRMGYRNPDNRQEYGQSFGRPGLMVCGYRERREGDELLPGN; via the coding sequence ATGACCATGGTCATGGAACAAACCGTGCTGAGCGACGAGCAGATCGCGTTCTACCGGGAAAACGGGTTTCTCCACATCCCGGAGGTATTCACGCCGGAAGAGACGGCCGAATTGTCGGATCAGATGGACCGGCTCGTCGAGGACTGGGCGTTCACGAGCCCGGGATGGAACGGTCCCTGGCGCCTGGCCTACATGGATCCGGAGACGGAGGCCAAATCTAAACTGACGGCCATGCACGATCTCCATTTCTATTCCCAGGCCTGGTCGCGCGCCGTCGCAAACCCGCGGCTGGTGGAGGCCCTTTCGCAGCTGCTGGGGCCGAACGTGGAGTTGCACCACACCACGCTGCACATCAAGCCGCCCCAGACCGGACATCCCTTTCCCCTTCACCAGGACAACCCCTTCTACGGCCATCACGACGGCCGGTACATCGACGTCCTCGTGCACCTGGACGACACCTGTCACGAAAACGGCGAGATCCGCTTCCTCGCGGGGTCCCACAAATCCGGTCACCTGCAGCACATCACCGAATCGGAAGAAGGTCCCTGCGCGCCCCATCTGCCGACCGACGAGTTCAAGCTGGAAGACACGGTGGCCGTACCGGCCCGGGCCGGCGACGTGGTCATCTTCTGCATCGACACCGTGCACGGTTCCTACATCAACCAGACGAAACGGCCCCGCAGGCTCGTGCGCATGGGCTACCGGAACCCGGACAACCGGCAGGAGTACGGCCAGAGCTTCGGGCGGCCGGGTCTTATGGTCTGCGGGTACCGCGAACGGCGAGAAGGCGACGAACTGCTCCCGGGTAACTGA